The proteins below are encoded in one region of Brevundimonas fontaquae:
- a CDS encoding cryptochrome/photolyase family protein, with protein sequence MATKPVILWFRRDLRLHDNPALNHAAETGRPILPVYILDEHGERPMGAASRWWLDKSLRALDAALQERGSRLILRKGNAPTQLQALIAETGADVVFMNRLFEPETFEYDAEIAHTLKADGVECRGFNGALLCRPGEVLNGSGQPYKVFTPFLRALLATAEAPAHTTGPRQIQTPKTVQSHDLDSWKLHPRRPDWSKGFDWTPGEDGASQALSRFIPSGLKTYAKDRDFPDRQGANSRLSPHLHWGEISPWRAIDRARQAAKDGKVSSAESDKFIAEIGWREFSAHLLHHFPYIAERAFRPEYDAMPWRKDDASLKAWRQGRTGYPLVDAGMRQLWTTGWMHNRVRMVVASFLIKHLLIDWREGEAWFWDTLVDADRASNVQNWQWVAGSGADASPFFRIFNPITQGEKFDPDGGYVRRWVPELRHLPDRWLQSPWTAPAEVLRDAGIVLGRDYPKPIVEHEKGRARALAALKTVSGRGDDHSDRD encoded by the coding sequence CATGACAATCCCGCCCTGAACCACGCGGCGGAGACCGGGCGACCAATCCTGCCCGTCTATATTCTGGACGAGCATGGCGAACGGCCGATGGGCGCCGCGTCGCGCTGGTGGCTCGACAAGTCTTTAAGGGCGCTGGATGCGGCGCTTCAAGAGCGCGGTTCGCGCCTGATCCTGCGCAAGGGCAATGCTCCGACCCAGCTCCAGGCGCTGATCGCCGAAACCGGCGCCGACGTCGTCTTCATGAACCGCCTGTTCGAACCCGAGACGTTTGAGTACGACGCTGAGATCGCCCATACGCTCAAGGCGGACGGCGTCGAATGCCGGGGCTTCAATGGCGCCCTCCTCTGCCGCCCTGGCGAGGTGCTGAACGGTTCGGGCCAACCGTACAAGGTCTTCACTCCGTTCTTGAGGGCCCTGCTGGCCACGGCCGAGGCGCCGGCTCACACAACCGGACCCCGCCAGATACAGACGCCCAAAACGGTTCAATCCCACGACCTCGACAGTTGGAAGCTGCACCCCCGCCGACCGGATTGGTCCAAGGGCTTCGACTGGACGCCGGGGGAGGATGGGGCCTCGCAGGCCTTATCCAGGTTCATACCTTCCGGCCTGAAGACCTATGCCAAGGATCGCGACTTTCCCGACCGGCAAGGCGCCAACAGCCGCCTGTCGCCGCATCTTCACTGGGGCGAGATCAGCCCTTGGCGTGCGATAGACCGAGCCCGACAGGCAGCCAAAGATGGCAAGGTGTCGTCGGCGGAGTCCGACAAATTTATTGCTGAGATCGGCTGGCGCGAGTTCTCCGCGCACCTGCTGCACCATTTTCCCTACATCGCCGAGCGCGCGTTCCGTCCCGAATATGACGCCATGCCCTGGCGTAAGGACGACGCGAGCCTTAAGGCGTGGCGACAGGGGCGGACCGGATACCCGTTGGTGGACGCCGGGATGCGTCAGCTCTGGACGACGGGGTGGATGCACAATCGGGTGCGAATGGTCGTCGCCTCCTTCCTGATCAAACATCTGCTGATCGACTGGCGCGAAGGCGAAGCCTGGTTCTGGGACACGCTGGTGGACGCCGACCGGGCCAGCAATGTGCAGAACTGGCAGTGGGTCGCAGGGTCGGGCGCAGACGCCTCCCCCTTCTTCCGCATTTTCAATCCCATCACGCAGGGCGAAAAGTTTGATCCCGACGGCGGCTATGTCCGTCGGTGGGTGCCGGAACTTCGCCACCTGCCGGACCGCTGGCTACAGTCGCCCTGGACCGCACCCGCTGAAGTGCTGCGTGACGCCGGGATCGTTTTAGGGCGCGATTACCCCAAGCCGATCGTCGAACACGAGAAGGGCCGCGCCCGGGCGCTTGCTGCCCTGAAGACCGTTTCCGGTCGCGGCGACGACCACAGCGACCGTGATTGA
- a CDS encoding SAM-dependent methyltransferase — protein MSVAHADIEAVASRTPRVFAMMLRLLAANWTFGRLTVKLPNGETHVLQGKQPGPSGIMTVRDYRFARRVLAAGDIGFAEGYIAGEWDSPHLAGLLETLVDNYDHIRRLFDGNLIMWVVNWLSHRTNRNSKTGSKKNIHAHYDLGNAFYSQWLDGTMTYSSARFSRDGEALEAAQREKYAALARMMDLRPGMSVLEIGCGWGGFAEFAAREIGANVLGITISKEQHDFARQRMFNAGLSDRADIQLIDYRDVQGRFDRVASIEMFEAVGMEYWPAYFGKVHDVLQPGGKAGLQIITIQDDLFDEYNARTDFIQKYVFPGGMLPSEERLAPVVSKAGLSWQSVERFGLDYAATLKLWDERFQASWGEISKLSGFDERFRRLWHFYLAYCEAGFRSRRTDVIQLSLSRP, from the coding sequence ATGAGCGTCGCACACGCCGATATCGAAGCTGTCGCCAGCCGAACACCGCGCGTGTTCGCTATGATGCTGCGGCTTCTAGCCGCAAACTGGACCTTCGGCCGCTTGACGGTGAAACTGCCCAATGGCGAGACCCATGTGCTTCAAGGCAAGCAGCCGGGCCCCAGCGGCATAATGACCGTGCGCGACTATCGGTTCGCACGCCGCGTCCTTGCGGCCGGCGATATCGGGTTCGCCGAAGGCTATATCGCGGGCGAGTGGGACAGTCCGCACCTGGCCGGTCTGCTCGAAACCCTGGTGGACAACTACGATCACATCCGGCGCCTGTTCGACGGCAACCTGATCATGTGGGTGGTCAACTGGCTGAGCCACCGCACCAATCGTAACAGCAAGACCGGATCGAAGAAAAACATCCACGCCCATTACGATCTGGGCAATGCCTTCTATTCCCAGTGGCTGGACGGCACGATGACCTATTCATCGGCCCGCTTCAGCCGCGATGGCGAAGCGCTGGAGGCGGCGCAACGTGAGAAATACGCCGCCTTGGCCCGAATGATGGATCTTCGGCCGGGCATGTCGGTGCTGGAAATCGGCTGCGGCTGGGGCGGCTTCGCCGAGTTTGCGGCGCGCGAGATCGGCGCCAACGTCCTTGGGATTACGATTTCCAAAGAGCAGCACGATTTCGCTCGCCAGCGCATGTTCAACGCGGGGCTGAGCGATCGCGCCGATATTCAGCTCATCGACTACCGCGATGTGCAGGGTCGATTTGATCGGGTGGCGTCCATCGAGATGTTCGAGGCTGTGGGCATGGAGTATTGGCCCGCTTACTTCGGTAAGGTCCACGACGTCCTTCAACCTGGCGGCAAGGCCGGACTGCAGATCATCACGATCCAGGACGACCTGTTCGACGAATACAATGCCCGGACGGATTTTATCCAGAAGTACGTCTTCCCCGGCGGAATGCTGCCCTCCGAAGAACGGCTGGCGCCGGTCGTGTCGAAAGCTGGTCTGTCCTGGCAGTCGGTGGAACGGTTCGGCCTTGACTACGCTGCGACGCTCAAGCTTTGGGATGAGCGTTTCCAGGCCTCCTGGGGCGAGATCAGCAAGCTTTCCGGCTTTGACGAAAGATTCCGCCGGCTCTGGCACTTCTATCTGGCCTATTGCGAGGCTGGTTTCCGCTCTCGCCGCACCGACGTCATCCAACTGAGCCTGTCTCGCCCATGA